Proteins co-encoded in one Cygnus olor isolate bCygOlo1 chromosome 6, bCygOlo1.pri.v2, whole genome shotgun sequence genomic window:
- the ZNF142 gene encoding zinc finger protein 142 isoform X2 → MSAEAAAPEAAGGEMEALCSQLLLPAPGRAAGAAGSPPAAGSSPDGAPPPAASQELLLAEASMPGEGAHAEGGDVEIFIEAVAGNVTLSNATGAAGVLVKVVELYFCQRCGQSFPEASLLSRHRCLLLPPPEHLQLPGAPPAPAREGQREPRGSEPPGASTPEGSAADRLPCPVCQEAFGQPGELKEHFKTHRGPRGALPCPQKGCCFATEDRKQLRGHLRRLHGASPVSCAYRACPLLFPSRPAMEQHRRSHFPFHCARCDFVTANAKLFWQHRKGHGAEVPAAGSAPLKPRCGLPAGGQEDAGNCHPGWEATAEEIRPAKPSGAEEGSLEELKASAGEEDSDSGGDESPQENGESPCEGEEKEGGKEAPEKAKAPRAQYFKGDVAEGSEYLYKTHMCPECKRCFKKRTHLVEHLHLHFPDPSLQCPNCHKFFTSKSKLKIHMMRETGEKAHRCPLCHYSSVEKNALNRHMASMHEDISNFYSDVYSCPVCEEKFRLSQALKEHLKTHKAEPKRLSCFQGGCDYCAEDRKEFVRHLKDAHGIKAVECKYHACSLLFGTAEAMEAHRKTHYAFHCQQCDFICSNKHVFRKHKKQGHPGSEQLQCSFCPYATFNPVEFHDHVGKMHANEKIHKCSECAFATAHKRVLIRHMLLHTGEKPHKCELCDFTCRDVSYLSKHMLTHSDDKNFMCTECGYITKWKHYLSVHMRKHTGDLRYQCNQCSYRCHRADQLSSHKLRHQGKSLICEVCGFACKRKYELQKHVQAKHSQNYQVPTFQCRYCAYQTKYKQALLNHENCKHTKQKEFRCALCSYCTFSNTSLFFHKRKIHGYVPGDKDWLENYASKELEISSSEALLGCELGAALRVDASSPLSGKEQWAKAKPSQLESQGEEGYQQVFAVPLLGQDTALPKDSSKVQRATGEGEQSCPVTGDALRDACLQSDAAAGSAELAAAGEEAESCTLHLEMLNVSSDPILEHLTGGACAAQQESVEMLSCKEPPAAYEMLGSQDHLGLEDNDNALEDVPDYKEEEADVHEDEEARLEGSVAPGASQEKDSVREAVGHLEGSCSAPCKLVTGTEMRETGPAELPEAWFSVLKTSEQSHPPVPGDGAASSDDTRSGSESVLKALRKQDKEQAETLVLEGRVQMLVVQSESQIFKCEKCSYITRKEKSLSLHSKASCQSRRAPLVCCECGATFKQQRGLNTHLLKKCPVLLKKNKILKPAVQEPPGLHQPAGQPGDNGTETAESDRGGTEESGHPDPPWEAGVLADKVQASDSPSAGERALGCPSPEKSLLGDSREMTEELSQRGDGAEPSGAACPSQPGKPSEKYRLEGGKLHCNACSFVCSRVSTITSHVEDGCRSLEQFWCSQCPEAFRSQRALKNHRAEKHLAPPEEDGPQSTQIPGGDSASVETGQPGEPPPGAAAPKATLPKRRRLSCPTCPFTCHQERAMRTHKKRGCVALGEFRCASCPFTSKAAKALRLHRKLHRKHYSKRPQLQCRQCEFTCKQARCLRQHVRIKHEGVKPHQCRYCEFSTTRRYRLEAHQSLHTGVGRIACGSCSQTFGTNSKLRIHRLRVHEKTPTHFCPLCDYSSYLQNDITRHVNSCHRGELNFGCSRCEARFSSETALKQHVLRRHEEKVAYGCPRCGFVCHSEATLKCHVQKQHPHLECGTCKETFPSRDALEEHKRQHFGHRCELCSFAAKERQQLVRHYVESHEPAAPQDKPLRCPFCDFACRHQLVFDQHVKGHGGTRVYKCSDCEYSTKNRQKITWHIRIHTGEKPYKCHLCKYACADPSRLKYHMRIHKEERKYLCPDCGYKCKWVNQLKYHMTKHTGLKPYRCDECEYCTNRADALRVHKETRHREARSFICEQCGKAFKTRFLLKTHLKKHSEEKPYVCNACGRAFRWAAGLRHHYLTHTNEHPFFCRYCPYKAKQKFQVIKHIQRHHPERGAAEGVGKDPSTPTVHLHAVQRESPAVGCPVPELEGGCPEGKDGALP, encoded by the exons ATGAGCGCGGAAGCGGCCGCCCCCGAGGCTGCGGGCGGGGAGATGGAGGCCctgtgctcccagctgctcctgcccgcCCCGGGACGGGCAGCGGGGGCCGCGGGAAGCCCCCCTGCAGCCGGCAGCAGCCCGGACGGGGCTCCCCCGCCGGCGGcgagccaggagctgctgctggcggaGGCGTCGATGCCCGGGGAAGGGGCTCACGCCGAAGGAGGCGACGTGGAAATCTTCATCGAGGCCGTGGCTGGCAATGTGACGCTGAGCAACGCCACCGGCGCCGCCG GGGTGCTGGTCAAAGTGGTGGAGCTGTATTTCTGCCAGAGGTGTGGCCAGAGCTTCCCGGAGGCCTCCCTGCTGTCCCGGCaccgctgcctgctgctgccaccgccggagcacctgcagctccccggGGCGCCGCCGGCACCCGCCCGCGAGGGCCAGCGCGAGCCGCGGGGCTCAGAGCCACCGGGAGCGAGCACGCCGGAGGGCTCCGCTGCTGACCGCCTGCCGTGCCCCGTCTGCCAGGAGGCGTTCGGGCAGCCCGGCGAGCTGAAGGAGCACTTCAAGACCCACCGCGGCCCGCGgggagccctgccctgcccgcagAAGGGCTGCTGCTTCGCCACGGAGGACCGCAAGCAGCTGCGCGGCCACCTGCGCCGCCTGCACGGGGCTTCCCCCGTGTCCTGCGCCTACCGAGCCTGCCccctgctcttccccagccGCCCGGCCATGGAGCAGCACCGCCGCAGCCACTTCCCCTTCCACTGCGCCCGCTGCGACTTCGTCACGGCCAACGCCAAGCTCTTCTGGCAGCACAGGAAGGGGCACGGCGCGGAGGTGCCTGCGGCAGGCAGCGCCCCCCTCAAACCCCGCTGCGGGCTGCCTGCAG gagggcaggaggacgCAGGGAATTGCCACCCTGGCTGGGAAGCCACGGCGGAAGAAATCAGGCCAGCAAAGCCCTCGGGTGCTGAGGAGGGCTCCCTGGAGGAGCTGAAGGCATCGGCTGGAGAAGAAGACTCGGACAGCGGTGGGGATGAGTCTCCGCAGGAGAACGGAGAGAGCCCCTGTGAAGGCGAGGAAAAAGAGGGTGGGAAAGAGGCTCCTGAGAAAGCCAAGGCGCCCCGGGCACAGTATTTCAAAG GGGACGTCGCGGAGGGCTCCGAGTACCTCTACAAAACCCACATGTGCCCCGAATGCAAGCGGTGCTTCAAGAAGCGGACGCACCTGGTGGAGCACCTCCACCTGCACTTCCCCGACCCCAGCCTGCAGTGCCCCAACTGCCACAAGTTCTTCACCAGCAAGAGCAAGCTGAAGATCCACATGATGCGCGAGACGGGCGAGAAGGCCCACCGCTGCCCGCTCTGCCACTACAGCTCGGTGGAGAAGAACGCCCTCAACCGCCACATGGCCAGCATGCACGAGGACATCTCCAACTTCTACTCCGATGTCTACTCCTGCCCGGTCTGCGAGGAGAAGTTTCGCCTCAGCCAGGCCCTCAAGGAGCACCTGAAGACCCACAAAGCCGAGCCCAAGAGGCTGAGCTGCTTCCAGGGGGGCTGTGACTACTGCGCGGAAGACCGCAAGGAGTTTGTCCGCCACCTCAAGGACGCTCACGGCATCAAGGCGGTGGAGTGCAAGTACCACGCCTGCTCGCTGCTCTTCGGCACGGCCGAGGCCATGGAGGCTCACCGGAAAACCCACTACGCCTTCCACTGCCAGCAGTGCGACTTCATCTGCTCCAACAAGCACGTTTTCCGCAAGCACAAGAAGCAGGGGCACCCGGGCAGCGAGCAGCTCCAGTGCAGCTTCTGTCCCTACGCCACCTTCAACCCCGTGGAGTTCCACGACCACGTGGGCAAGATGCACGCCAACGAGAAGATCCACAAGTGCAGCGAGTGTGCCTTCGCCACCGCGCACAAGCGCGTGCTCATCCGGCACATGCTGCTGCACACGG GAGAGAAACCTCACAAGTGCGAGCTGTGCGACTTCACGTGCCGCGACGTGAGCTACCTGTCCAAGCACATGCTGACCCACTCCGACGACAAGAACTTCATGTGCACCGAGTGCGGATACATCACCAAGTGGAAGCACTACCTGAGCGTCCACATGCGCAAGCACACCGGTGATCTCCG GTACCAGTGCAACCAGTGCTCGTACCGGTGCCACCGTGCTGACCAGCTGAGCAGCCACAAGCTGCGGCACCAGGGCAAGAGCCTGATCTGCGAGGTGTGCGGCTTCGCCTGCAAGCGCAAGTACGAGCTCCAGAAGCACGTGCAGGCGAAGCACTCGCAGAACTACCAGGTGCCCACCTTCCAGTGCCGGTACTGCGCCTACCAGACCAAGTACAAGCAGGCGCTGCTGAACCACGAGAACTGCAAGCACACCAAGCAGAAGGAGTTCCGCTGCGCCCTCTGCTCTTACTGCACCTTCAGCAACACCAGCCTCTTCTTCCACAAACGCAAGATTCACGGCTACGTGCCTGGTGATAAGGACTGGCTGGAAAACTATGCCAGCAAGGAGCTGGAGATCTCCTCCTCCGAGGCGCTGCTTGGCTGTGAGCTCGGTGCGGCCCTGCGTGTGGACGCCAGCTCCCCCCTCTCTGGCAAGGAGCAGTGGGCAAAGGCAAAGCCATCCCAGCTGGAGTCCCAGGGGGAAGAGGGCTACCAGCAAGTGTTCGCGGTGCCCCTTCTTGGGCAGGACACAGCGCTGCCAAAGGACAGCAGCAAGGTGCAGAGAGCTACGGGcgagggggagcagagctgcccagTCACTGGCGACGCCCTGAGAGATGCCTGCCTGCAGAGTGATGCTGCCGCGGGCTCAGCtgagcttgctgctgctggggaagaggcagagagcTGCACGTTGCACTTAGAGATGCTGAACGTCTCGTCTGACCCCATCCTGGAGCACTTGACTGGAGGTGCGTGCGCGGCACAGCAGGAGAGCGTGGAAATGCTGAGCTGCAAGGAGCCTCCTGCAGCCTACGAGATGCTGGGTTCCCAGGATCACCTCGGCTTGGAGGACAACGACAATGCACTTGAAGACGTCCCGGACTAtaaggaagaggaggcagatGTCCATGAGGATGAGGAGGCGAGGCTGGAGGGCAGCGTCGCACCAGGTGCCAGCCAGGAAAAAGACAGCGTCAGGGAGGCCGTGGGCCACCTCGAGGGGTCTTGTTCAGCCCCCTGCAAGCTGGTCACAGGCACGGAGATGAGAGAGACCGGTCCGGCTGAGTTGCCAGAGGCCTGGTTCAGCGTGCTGAAGACCTCTGAGCAGAGCCACCCACCCGTCCCAGGCGATGGGGCCGCCTCCAGCGACGACACCAGGAGCGGCTCGGAGTCGGTGCTGAAGGCGCTACGGAAGCAGGACAAGGAGCAGGCGGAGACGCTGGTGCTGGAGGGCAGGGTGCAGATGCTGGTGGTGCAGTCGGAGAGCCAGATCTTTAAGTGTGAGAAGTGCTCCTACATAACCCGTAAGGAGAAGTCCCTGTCCCTGCACTCCAAAGCCAGCTGCCAGagccgccgggccccgctcgTGTGCTGTGAGTGCGGCGCCACCTTTAAGCAGCAAAGGGGGCTCAACACCCACCTCCTCAAAAAGTGCCCGGTCCTCCTGAAGAAGAACAAGATCCTCAAGCCGGCTGTTCAGGAGCCACCTGGCTTGCACCAGCCTGCTGGCCAGCCAGGTGACAACGgtacagaaacagcagagagcGACAGGGGAGGCACGGAGGAGTCAGGACATCCTGACCCTCCCTGGGAAGCTGGAGTGCTGGCTGATAAAGTGCAGGCATCAGACAGTCCCTCGGCTGGGGAACGGGCACTGGGCTGTCCTTCTCCGGAGAAGTCCCTCCTGGGTGACAGCAGGGAGATGACAGAAGAGCTTTCGCAGCgaggggatggggctgagccAAGTGGAGCCGCTTGTCCCTCCCAGCCTGGGAAGCCCTCCGAGAAATACCGGCTGGAGGGGGGGAAGCTGCACTGCAACGCCTGCTCCTTCGTGTGCTCCCGCGTCTCCACCATCACCTCCCACGTGGAGGACGGGTGCCGGAGCCTGGAGCAGTTCTGGTGCTCGCAGTGCCCCGAGGCCTTTCGCTCCCAGCGGGCCCTGAAGAACCACCGTGCTGAGAAGCACCTCGCGCCTCCCGAGGAGGACGGACCCCAAAGCACCCAAATCCCCGGGGGAGACTCGGCCAGCGTTGAGACGGGGCAGCCCGGCGAGCCCCCACCGGGCGCAGCCGCCCCGAAAGCCACGCTGCCCAAGCGGAGGCGTCTCTCCTGCCCCACCTGCCCCTTCACCTGCCACCAGGAGCGGGCCATGAGGACGCACAAGAAGCGGGGCTGCGTGGCGCTGGGCGAGTTCCGCTGCGCCTCCTGCCCCTTCACCTCCAAGGCGGCCAAAGCCTTGAGGCTGCACCGCAAGCTGCACCGCAAGCACTACAGCAAGCGGCCGCAGCTGCAGTGCCGCCAGTGCGAGTTCACCTGCAAGCAGGCCCGCTGCCTGCGGCAGCACGTGCGCATCAAGCACGAGGGGGTGAAGCCCCACCAGTGCCGCTACTGCGAGTTCAGCACCACGCGGCGGTACCGCCTGGAGGCCCACCAGTCCCTGCACACCGGCGTGGGGCGCATCGCCTGCggcagctgcagccagaccTTCGGCACCAACTCCAAGCTGCGCATCCACCGCCTGCGGGTGCACGAGAAGACGCCCACCCACTTCTGCCCGCTCTGCGACTACAGCAGCTACCTGCAGAACGACATCACCCGCCACGTCAACAGCTGCCACCGCGGCGAGCTCAACTTCGGCTGCTCCCGCTGCGAGGCCCGCTTCAGCTCCGAGACGGCCCTCAAGCAGCACGTCCTGCGGCGGCACGAGGAGAAGGTGGCCTACGGCTGCCCGCGTTGCGGCTTCGTCTGCCACAGCGAGGCCACGCTCAAGTGCCACGTGCAGAAGCAGCACCCGCACCTGGAGTGCGGCACCTGCAAGGAGACCTTCCCCAGCCGGGACGCGCTGGAGGAGCACAAGAGGCAGCACTTCGGGCACCGCTGCGAGCTGTGCAGCTTTGCCGCCAAGGAGCGGCAGCAGCTGGTGCGGCACTACGTGGAGAGCCACGAGCCCGCCGCCCCCCAGGACAAACCCCTGCGGTGCCCCTTCTGCGACTTCGCCTGCCGTCACCAGCTCGTCTTCGACCAGCACGTGAAGGGCCACGGGGGCACCCGCGTCTACAAGTGCTCGGACTGCGAGTACAGCACCAAGAACAGGCAGAAGATCACCTGGCACATCCGCATCCACACCGGAGAAAAGCCCTACAAGTGCCACCTCTGCAAGTACGCCTGTGCCGACCCCTCGCGCCTCAAG TACCACATGCGGATCCACAAGGAGGAGCGGAAATACCTCTGCCCGGACTGCGGCTACAAGTGCAAGTGGGTGAATCAGCTCAAGTACCACATGACGAAGCACACGG GGCTGAAGCCGTACCGCTGTGACGAGTGCGAGTACTGCACCAACCGGGCGGACGCGCTGCGGGTGCACAAGGAGACGCGGCACCGCGAGGCGCGCTCCTTCATCTGCGAGCAGTGCGGCAAGGCCTTCAAGACCCGCTTCCTCCTCAAGACCCACCTGAAGAAGCACAGCGAGGAGAAGCCCTACGTCTGCAACGCCTGCGGGCGGGCCTTCCGCTGGGCGGCCGGCCTGCGCCACCACTACCTCACCCACACCAACGAGCACCCCTTCTTCTGCCGCTACTGCCCCTACAAGGCCAAGCAGAAGTTCCAGGTCATCAAACACATCCAGCGGCACCACCCCGAGCGTGGGGCCGCCGAGGGGGTGGGCAAGGACCCCAGCACGCCCACCGTCCACCTCCACGCCGTGCAGAGGGAGAGCCCGGCCGTGGGGTGCCCCGTGCCGGAGCTGGAAGGAGGGTGCCCCGAGGGGAAGGACGGCGCCTTGCCGTGA